In one Candidatus Nitronereus thalassa genomic region, the following are encoded:
- a CDS encoding DUF721 domain-containing protein has product MQSFTSFQAILQGVAQSQGFDVRLWEYRLQTQWKDIVGDVLAAHTWPTRIRFRKLFIAVETTVWLHQLTYLKSTLMEKIQSQTPNLYLKDIVFRIGEIPEQHWDEPVSRNIAPHVSPESLMTATEVTREVTNEEIRYSLTRVISKALSSSTNEI; this is encoded by the coding sequence ATGCAATCCTTTACCTCCTTTCAAGCCATATTACAAGGCGTGGCACAAAGCCAAGGATTCGACGTCAGGCTGTGGGAGTATCGATTGCAAACCCAATGGAAGGATATTGTGGGAGATGTGTTGGCGGCGCACACATGGCCCACCAGAATTCGCTTTCGCAAACTTTTTATCGCCGTCGAAACGACGGTGTGGTTACATCAACTGACGTATCTGAAATCCACGCTCATGGAAAAAATCCAATCCCAAACACCGAATCTCTACCTAAAAGACATTGTCTTTCGGATCGGCGAAATTCCTGAACAACATTGGGATGAACCAGTATCAAGAAATATTGCCCCTCATGTATCCCCAGAATCCCTCATGACGGCAACCGAAGTTACCCGAGAAGTCACCAATGAGGAGATACGCTATTCACTGACACGAGTGATTTCCAAAGCACTATCTTCCAGTACTAACGAGATTTGA
- a CDS encoding WD40 repeat domain-containing protein: MVKVFEASGGFYSVRWSPDGKYIVGAGIHSFGEKDRNIYVWDVVTGNERKEFTDKETVSAWGLSFSLDGRYLAVGSADSSGLISIWDFPSGEVIRKLKDPSEGEQRALDFSPDGKYLVSGGGPILLWDLESRKIVRQFGICHIDEVSK; encoded by the coding sequence GTGGTTAAAGTTTTTGAAGCAAGCGGAGGATTCTATTCGGTTCGGTGGAGTCCAGATGGGAAATATATCGTTGGGGCTGGTATTCATAGCTTTGGGGAAAAAGATCGTAATATCTATGTTTGGGATGTGGTAACAGGAAACGAAAGGAAAGAGTTTACCGACAAGGAAACGGTATCCGCTTGGGGGCTTAGTTTCAGCCTAGATGGAAGATACCTGGCAGTGGGGTCGGCAGATAGTTCTGGTTTGATTTCTATTTGGGATTTCCCGAGTGGAGAGGTGATAAGAAAACTGAAAGATCCAAGTGAAGGGGAACAACGCGCCTTGGATTTTAGTCCAGATGGGAAATATTTGGTTTCTGGGGGTGGACCAATTTTACTTTGGGATCTTGAATCCAGAAAGATTGTGCGCCAGTTTGGGATTTGTCATATAGATGAAGTTAGCAAATAA
- a CDS encoding WD40 repeat domain-containing protein encodes MFIHDPRIPEGEEDLGPFSLRKGIFSLAWSPSGDRFVAGLRDRTVRLYAIQTDFDAPEPIFKELQVFQGHDGGLRSVTFSPDG; translated from the coding sequence ATGTTTATTCATGATCCTCGAATTCCTGAGGGTGAGGAGGATTTGGGGCCGTTTAGCTTGAGGAAAGGAATATTTTCTCTGGCCTGGAGTCCAAGCGGGGATCGGTTCGTTGCCGGTCTTCGCGATAGAACGGTTCGCTTATATGCTATACAAACAGATTTTGATGCACCAGAGCCAATATTTAAAGAATTGCAAGTTTTTCAAGGCCACGATGGAGGCCTTCGGTCTGTTACGTTTAGCCCTGATGGATAG
- a CDS encoding type II toxin-antitoxin system VapC family toxin, producing MSRYVVDASVGIKWFLPEIHSEVASRLQFLNASLHVPAFFHLELGSVLSKRIRRNELTPEEGETILKELKQIPLQKHSDERLFKPAFALALQTKQSLYDCLYLALAETINSRVVTADQKFFSSLGSGEYENRVIWVEDLPMVK from the coding sequence GTGAGTCGCTATGTAGTGGATGCCAGCGTTGGAATTAAATGGTTTCTTCCTGAAATTCACTCCGAGGTCGCCAGCCGACTACAATTTTTGAATGCTTCTCTCCATGTCCCAGCCTTTTTCCATTTAGAATTAGGCAGTGTCCTCTCCAAACGAATCCGCCGAAATGAGCTGACCCCTGAAGAAGGAGAAACGATTCTCAAGGAATTGAAACAGATTCCCTTGCAGAAACATTCAGACGAACGATTATTTAAACCTGCGTTCGCTTTAGCTCTCCAAACCAAGCAAAGTTTATACGATTGCCTCTACCTGGCCCTCGCCGAAACCATAAATAGTCGGGTGGTAACCGCCGACCAAAAGTTTTTTTCTTCGTTGGGTTCTGGCGAATATGAAAATCGAGTAATTTGGGTTGAGGACCTTCCTATGGTGAAATAA
- a CDS encoding FitA-like ribbon-helix-helix domain-containing protein, whose amino-acid sequence MAQVLVRQLNDKIVERLKKRAKENGRSLQSEVKTILEEAVPDYESAWKRIAKLQKTLKQSGRKFSDSATLIREDRDR is encoded by the coding sequence ATGGCACAAGTCTTGGTGCGACAACTGAATGATAAAATAGTAGAGCGATTAAAAAAGCGGGCCAAAGAAAATGGCAGGTCGTTGCAATCGGAAGTAAAGACAATTCTAGAAGAAGCCGTCCCTGATTATGAGAGTGCCTGGAAACGGATTGCAAAGCTTCAGAAGACCCTTAAACAATCAGGCAGAAAATTTAGTGATAGTGCCACTCTCATTCGAGAGGATCGGGATCGGTGA
- the gyrA gene encoding DNA gyrase subunit A gives MPPEERLTQVAIEDEMRMSYLDYAMSVIVGRALPDVRDGFKPVHRRILYGMHQMGLAHNRAYRKSAKIVGEIMGNYHPHGDSAIYDTQVRMAQDFNMRYTLVDGQGNYGSVDGDPPAAMRYTEARLTKLAGEMLADIEKETVDFGPTYDESDVEPLVLPAKVPNLLINGAGGIAVGYATNIPPHNLGEVVRGLLKVLEDPEVGISDLMGIIPGPDFPTAGYIYGTQGIKDAYLTGRGLLTLRAKTHIETDEKRDRDSIIVTEIPYQVNKAKLLEKIAELIHEKRIEGVSDIRDESDREGMRIVIELKKATIPLVLLNQLYKHTQMQNTFGVIMLALVNNRPEVLNLKQILTAFLEHRREVVIRRTAYDLRKAEERAHILEGLQIALEHLDAIIALIRGSASPDVAKTQLVAQFPLSEIQAAAILDMRLQRLTQLERDKLIQELEDLKAKIAHLKAVLGSDELVRTIIKDELMAIQEAYQDDRRTEIIPQEAEINIEDLIADEEMAVTISHEGYIKRHPVSEYRAQRRGGKGKIGMGVKEEDFVEKLFTASTHDYILFFTDAGKVYWLKVHEIPEASRTSKGKAMVNLLTLASEEKVTTTLPVRDFPDNLYVVMATRRGIIKKTELSAYGNPRQGGIIALTLEEGDKLIGVEITDGKSDIVLGTKEGLVIRFRENDVRPMGRTARGVRGISLDETNQVIGMTTITPDEEASILTVTEGGYGKRTLVTEYRTQGRGGRGVISVKVTEKNGQAVSFHRVSDTDEIMIITAEGKILRTKMDDLRDIGRNSQGVRLIDMEDTDRVVAVAKLAESDDVEVDADINGTADPTSETSGSA, from the coding sequence ATGCCGCCAGAAGAACGCCTCACCCAAGTAGCCATCGAAGATGAGATGCGGATGTCGTATCTCGATTACGCGATGAGTGTCATCGTTGGTCGAGCCTTGCCCGATGTGCGCGATGGGTTCAAGCCTGTGCATCGGCGGATTTTGTACGGCATGCACCAAATGGGTCTGGCCCATAACCGCGCGTATCGGAAGTCCGCCAAAATCGTCGGCGAGATCATGGGGAACTATCATCCGCATGGGGATTCCGCCATCTACGATACTCAGGTGCGCATGGCGCAAGATTTCAATATGCGCTACACCCTCGTGGATGGCCAAGGGAATTACGGATCGGTCGATGGAGATCCACCTGCAGCCATGCGGTACACCGAAGCCCGACTCACTAAGTTGGCCGGTGAGATGCTCGCGGACATCGAAAAAGAAACCGTGGATTTTGGTCCCACCTACGATGAGTCCGATGTCGAGCCGTTGGTCCTTCCAGCCAAGGTACCTAACCTGCTCATCAATGGCGCAGGAGGAATCGCGGTCGGGTATGCCACCAACATTCCGCCTCACAATCTTGGAGAAGTGGTGAGAGGATTGCTCAAGGTTCTGGAAGATCCAGAGGTCGGGATCTCAGATCTTATGGGAATCATTCCAGGTCCAGACTTTCCCACGGCTGGTTATATTTATGGGACCCAAGGCATAAAAGATGCGTATCTCACCGGTCGAGGATTACTCACGCTACGAGCTAAGACGCATATTGAAACCGATGAGAAACGTGATCGAGATAGCATCATTGTCACTGAAATTCCCTACCAGGTGAACAAAGCCAAGTTATTGGAAAAAATCGCGGAACTCATTCACGAGAAGCGAATCGAAGGGGTATCCGATATTCGGGATGAATCAGATCGAGAAGGTATGCGCATTGTCATAGAGTTGAAAAAAGCCACGATCCCTCTTGTCCTTCTCAACCAGCTCTATAAACACACCCAAATGCAAAACACCTTTGGGGTAATCATGCTGGCCTTGGTCAACAACCGACCAGAGGTACTCAATCTCAAACAAATTCTCACGGCGTTTCTTGAGCATCGGCGCGAAGTCGTCATTCGCCGAACCGCCTATGATCTTCGAAAAGCCGAAGAACGCGCGCATATTTTGGAAGGTCTTCAAATTGCGCTCGAACATCTAGACGCGATTATTGCACTTATTCGTGGATCGGCCTCTCCCGACGTGGCGAAAACGCAACTGGTCGCACAATTTCCTTTATCGGAAATTCAGGCTGCAGCCATTCTGGACATGCGGCTCCAACGGCTGACCCAACTCGAGCGCGATAAACTCATTCAAGAACTCGAAGACCTGAAAGCCAAAATTGCCCATTTGAAAGCGGTATTGGGTTCCGACGAATTAGTCAGAACCATCATCAAAGATGAATTGATGGCGATTCAAGAAGCCTACCAAGATGACCGGCGTACCGAGATCATTCCCCAAGAGGCGGAAATCAATATTGAAGATCTCATCGCGGATGAAGAAATGGCGGTTACCATTTCTCATGAGGGGTATATCAAGCGCCACCCGGTGTCGGAGTATCGTGCCCAACGCCGTGGTGGAAAAGGCAAGATTGGCATGGGGGTGAAGGAAGAAGACTTCGTAGAAAAACTCTTCACCGCGTCCACACATGATTATATTTTGTTCTTCACCGATGCCGGGAAAGTTTACTGGCTCAAGGTCCATGAGATTCCAGAAGCCAGTCGCACAAGTAAAGGCAAGGCCATGGTGAATTTGCTCACTCTGGCTTCGGAGGAAAAAGTCACCACGACGTTACCGGTAAGAGATTTTCCCGATAACTTGTACGTGGTTATGGCCACTCGCCGCGGAATCATTAAAAAGACCGAGTTGTCGGCGTATGGCAATCCGCGGCAAGGGGGAATTATTGCCTTGACCCTGGAGGAAGGCGATAAACTCATTGGTGTGGAAATCACAGATGGAAAATCGGATATCGTATTGGGGACCAAAGAAGGACTCGTCATTCGATTCCGGGAAAACGATGTACGTCCTATGGGTCGAACGGCTCGTGGCGTACGCGGTATCAGTCTCGATGAAACCAACCAAGTTATTGGCATGACGACGATCACGCCAGATGAAGAAGCGTCGATATTGACAGTCACCGAAGGAGGATACGGGAAGCGGACATTGGTGACGGAATACCGTACCCAAGGCCGTGGAGGGCGTGGCGTCATCAGCGTCAAAGTGACGGAAAAAAATGGCCAGGCCGTATCCTTTCATCGAGTCAGCGATACCGATGAAATCATGATCATCACCGCGGAAGGAAAAATTCTTCGCACAAAAATGGATGACCTCCGTGACATCGGACGCAATTCTCAAGGTGTCCGCCTCATCGATATGGAAGACACCGACCGAGTCGTGGCCGTCGCCAAGCTCGCTGAAAGTGACGACGTGGAAGTTGATGCCGACATTAACGGCACTGCCGACCCTACCTCTGAAACCAGTGGGTCGGCCTAG
- the gyrB gene encoding DNA topoisomerase (ATP-hydrolyzing) subunit B: protein MLPDERNTPGPPAEAPVTPPSQKSESSAESKGGYGAEQIRVLEGLEAVQKRPAMYIGSTGVDGLHHLVYEVVDNSVDEHMAGYGESIEVTLEIDGSVTVIDNGRGIPTGMHPTQKKSAAEVALTVLHAGGKFEQGAYTVSGGLHGVGISVVNALSEWLELEIWQDGQVFTQEYERGKPKAPLVVAGVTKKRGTKITFKPDANIFETVDCSFDVLAQRLRELAFLNKGLSIALSDRRTQKEQVFCYVGGIVSFVEHLNEAKTPLHKPIFIEVEKTDVILEVALQYNDSYAENLFSFANNINTREGGTHLIGLKAALTRTINNYANANDLLKKDTESLTGDDVREGLTAVISVKVRHPQFEGQTKAKLGNSEVKGIVEAAVNEGLGNYFEENPAVAKKIIGKSIDAARAREAARKAKDLIRRKSALDGGSLPGKLADCSEKDPALSELYLVEGDSAGGSAKQGRDRRFQAILPLKGKILNVEKARFDKMLSSEEIRTLIMALGTGIGRKREDSEKGKDDKEAFDITRTRYHKIILMTDADVDGSHIRTLLLTFLFRQMHELFDHGYIYIAQPPLFKVKKGKAERYLKDEHALNEYLAEQAVQEVALFVKAEEAFMNGPTLLPMLKRLIDFEGLLARFTQKQRELGLIRVFVDEPTLGRDLLKNTEAVQDLIARAKERLTLVYPKGQVSVDIREDEEHQSNKIFCRVQTNGMTSTLEVNHDLVGSADFRELQKLAPSAIGLGAPPFRIKIGEEETGYPATDQLVRAILDAGKKGLNLQRYKGLGEMNPTQLWETTMNPQTRSLLQVKLEDMTGVDEIFTILMGDEVEPRRNFIQQHALEVRNLDV from the coding sequence ATGTTGCCAGATGAAAGAAATACCCCAGGCCCTCCGGCCGAAGCTCCCGTTACGCCGCCTTCCCAGAAATCGGAAAGTTCAGCCGAATCCAAAGGCGGGTATGGCGCGGAGCAAATACGAGTACTCGAAGGCTTGGAAGCCGTGCAGAAACGGCCAGCGATGTACATCGGTAGTACTGGCGTCGATGGCTTGCACCACCTGGTCTATGAAGTCGTCGATAATAGCGTGGATGAACACATGGCCGGCTATGGAGAGTCGATCGAAGTCACGCTAGAAATTGATGGCAGCGTCACCGTAATCGATAATGGCCGCGGCATTCCCACCGGCATGCATCCCACTCAAAAAAAATCAGCAGCGGAAGTCGCGCTGACCGTCCTTCATGCGGGCGGAAAATTCGAACAAGGCGCATACACTGTGTCCGGCGGGCTGCATGGCGTCGGTATCTCCGTGGTGAATGCCCTTTCCGAATGGCTCGAACTTGAAATCTGGCAAGACGGTCAAGTCTTTACTCAAGAATACGAACGGGGAAAACCTAAAGCGCCCTTGGTCGTGGCCGGCGTCACCAAGAAACGCGGAACGAAAATTACCTTTAAGCCAGACGCAAACATTTTTGAAACCGTGGATTGTAGTTTTGACGTGTTAGCCCAACGACTCCGCGAGTTAGCGTTTCTGAATAAGGGTTTGTCCATCGCACTTTCGGACCGCCGAACACAAAAAGAACAAGTGTTTTGTTATGTCGGCGGAATCGTATCTTTTGTAGAACATTTAAATGAAGCCAAAACACCTCTTCACAAACCCATTTTCATTGAGGTGGAAAAGACCGATGTGATCTTGGAAGTCGCGTTGCAATACAACGATAGCTATGCGGAAAATTTGTTTTCGTTTGCCAACAACATTAATACGCGAGAAGGTGGGACGCATTTAATAGGCTTGAAGGCGGCGTTGACACGAACTATTAACAATTATGCCAATGCCAACGATTTATTAAAAAAGGATACCGAGTCCCTCACCGGCGACGATGTGAGAGAAGGACTGACCGCCGTCATAAGTGTCAAGGTTAGGCATCCCCAATTTGAAGGACAAACAAAAGCGAAACTCGGCAACAGTGAAGTCAAAGGCATTGTCGAGGCCGCAGTGAATGAAGGCCTCGGAAATTATTTCGAAGAAAATCCAGCTGTCGCCAAAAAAATCATCGGCAAATCAATTGATGCGGCACGAGCGCGGGAAGCCGCTCGAAAGGCCAAAGATCTTATTCGTCGTAAAAGCGCATTGGATGGTGGCTCTCTCCCAGGGAAACTCGCCGATTGTTCTGAAAAAGACCCCGCACTCAGCGAACTGTATCTGGTGGAAGGAGATTCAGCGGGCGGTTCGGCTAAACAAGGACGGGATCGACGGTTTCAAGCCATCCTGCCTCTCAAAGGAAAAATCCTAAACGTGGAAAAAGCGCGCTTCGACAAAATGTTGTCGAGTGAAGAAATCCGAACACTGATCATGGCACTCGGAACGGGGATCGGCCGAAAACGGGAAGACTCTGAAAAAGGCAAAGACGACAAGGAAGCATTTGATATTACCAGAACGCGATACCATAAAATCATCCTTATGACCGACGCCGATGTTGACGGAAGTCACATTCGTACTCTCCTGCTCACGTTTTTGTTTCGACAAATGCATGAGTTGTTTGATCACGGATATATTTATATTGCCCAACCTCCATTGTTTAAAGTGAAAAAAGGGAAAGCCGAACGCTATCTCAAAGATGAACATGCCCTCAATGAATATTTGGCAGAACAAGCGGTTCAGGAAGTCGCACTCTTTGTGAAGGCAGAAGAGGCTTTTATGAACGGCCCGACGTTATTGCCAATGCTAAAACGGTTAATTGATTTCGAGGGCCTGTTGGCCCGCTTTACACAAAAACAACGCGAGCTAGGTTTGATCAGAGTTTTTGTTGATGAACCGACGTTGGGGCGGGACTTATTAAAAAACACCGAAGCAGTTCAAGATCTCATTGCGAGAGCTAAAGAACGCCTTACACTGGTTTATCCCAAGGGACAAGTTAGTGTGGATATACGTGAAGATGAAGAGCATCAATCCAACAAAATTTTCTGCCGTGTTCAAACCAATGGGATGACGTCCACCTTGGAGGTCAATCATGATCTCGTCGGTTCGGCTGATTTCCGCGAATTACAAAAATTAGCACCTTCGGCAATTGGCCTAGGGGCTCCCCCATTTCGGATAAAAATTGGAGAAGAGGAAACCGGTTATCCCGCGACGGACCAATTGGTCCGGGCCATTTTAGATGCTGGGAAAAAGGGATTGAATCTGCAACGATACAAAGGTCTGGGAGAAATGAATCCCACGCAATTGTGGGAAACCACGATGAATCCCCAAACGCGGTCATTGCTCCAAGTGAAACTTGAGGATATGACGGGCGTCGATGAGATTTTTACGATTTTAATGGGGGACGAAGTTGAGCCCAGACGAAACTTTATTCAGCAACATGCGCTAGAAGTAAGAAATTTAGATGTGTAA
- the dnaN gene encoding DNA polymerase III subunit beta: MRVTIARDEILTALQRVQGVVEKRNTMPSLANVLLEAKTEGLDILATDLELGMRGLYKAKVEEPGSVTFSARKLFEILKEIKEPEIALSVTDHSLVTIRAGRSQFKVVGLPSKDFPPLPAIEREGLIPLPGASLLQLIRKTLFAVGDNDTRYVLNGLLITLLTDGGKPMIRLVGTDGHRLAVADQPLEVGKDASFPEDTKVIVPKKAALEIRRLLEEGGDEPMIGFTKNMLIFRKSGLLLTSRLMEGNYPNYQQVIPKETSKKITVNREDFEGALRRVSVLSRDKTYAVKLTFASDHLTLFSSHPDMGEANEEIQAKFNGEEFSAGFNARYLLEVLTIMDGETIELQMDAPLSPCLLKETENQQRFKAVVMPVKV, translated from the coding sequence ATGCGGGTGACGATTGCGCGCGATGAAATCCTGACCGCCCTCCAACGAGTTCAGGGAGTAGTCGAAAAAAGAAACACCATGCCGAGCTTGGCGAATGTCTTGTTGGAAGCCAAGACAGAGGGATTAGATATCCTGGCCACAGATCTCGAATTGGGAATGCGAGGGTTATATAAGGCGAAGGTAGAGGAGCCGGGGTCGGTAACCTTCTCGGCGAGGAAACTTTTTGAGATTCTTAAGGAAATCAAAGAACCTGAAATTGCTCTAAGTGTGACCGATCATAGTTTGGTCACCATTCGCGCAGGGCGTAGCCAATTTAAAGTGGTTGGGCTTCCGAGTAAGGACTTTCCTCCCTTGCCGGCTATTGAGCGAGAAGGGCTCATCCCATTGCCAGGGGCAAGTTTGCTTCAACTTATTCGGAAAACCCTGTTTGCGGTGGGGGACAACGACACTCGGTATGTTCTGAATGGCCTGTTAATCACCCTCCTTACGGACGGCGGGAAACCAATGATTCGATTAGTCGGCACCGACGGGCATCGTTTGGCTGTTGCTGACCAACCATTGGAGGTTGGAAAGGATGCATCGTTTCCTGAAGACACAAAGGTGATTGTGCCGAAAAAAGCTGCCCTGGAAATTCGCCGGTTGCTAGAAGAAGGTGGCGACGAACCCATGATTGGGTTTACCAAGAACATGCTCATTTTCCGGAAGAGTGGGCTGCTGCTGACCTCAAGGCTCATGGAAGGAAATTATCCGAATTACCAGCAAGTCATTCCCAAGGAAACCTCCAAAAAAATTACGGTCAATCGAGAGGATTTTGAAGGGGCCTTACGACGGGTTTCAGTGCTGTCACGAGATAAAACCTATGCCGTCAAGCTTACTTTTGCGTCGGATCACCTCACCCTCTTTTCGAGCCACCCAGATATGGGAGAAGCTAATGAAGAGATTCAAGCCAAGTTTAATGGCGAAGAATTCTCCGCTGGATTCAATGCCCGATATTTACTTGAAGTGTTGACCATCATGGATGGCGAGACCATTGAGTTGCAGATGGATGCCCCATTAAGCCCATGTTTACTCAAAGAAACTGAGAATCAACAACGGTTTAAAGCCGTCGTAATGCCCGTCAAAGTTTAA
- the dnaA gene encoding chromosomal replication initiator protein DnaA: METVVVEGKNIWDLALGYIESRMGREVVENWFHPTKLGEINGSSATIVVPNKFFGEWLGRNYRSLIGEALHSAQGGGEEGKVEIQFVVGEQENAHIPAIPMGDDPPVTQGKNRRQLPNPKYTFDNFVVGASNQFAHAASLAVAEAPARAYNPFFIYGGVGLGKTHLLNSIGTYVMEKSDLRIAYVTTEQFTNEVINSIRYDKMIDLRRRYRNVDMLLIDDIQFLAGKERTQEEFFHTFNTLYEARKQIVLSSDRFPKEMPSMEERLRSRFEWGLIADLQPPDVETRIAILRKKSEEEGIAIGEEVIQLLAENLRSNIRELEGALIRLGAYATLTGKTITTEMAKNILRDLLGSKRKFITLEDVQEVVANRFNIKISELKSKRRTKTLVHPRQIAMFLSRELTASSFPEIGREFGGKDHTTIMHACRQIEKALDDDSGLRTTIESLKDEISKA, encoded by the coding sequence ATGGAGACGGTGGTAGTGGAAGGAAAGAATATTTGGGACCTTGCTCTAGGATATATTGAGTCCCGAATGGGCCGGGAAGTGGTGGAAAACTGGTTTCATCCTACCAAGTTAGGTGAAATTAACGGATCCAGTGCAACTATCGTTGTCCCTAATAAGTTTTTCGGAGAGTGGCTTGGCAGAAATTACCGGAGTTTGATAGGGGAAGCTCTTCATTCGGCCCAAGGTGGCGGGGAAGAAGGGAAAGTCGAAATTCAGTTTGTGGTTGGTGAACAAGAGAATGCCCATATTCCCGCCATTCCAATGGGAGACGATCCGCCGGTAACACAAGGGAAGAACAGACGTCAGCTTCCCAATCCCAAATATACCTTTGATAATTTTGTGGTAGGTGCGAGTAATCAATTTGCCCATGCGGCGAGTTTAGCCGTGGCCGAAGCCCCGGCAAGAGCCTATAACCCTTTCTTTATTTATGGGGGAGTTGGATTAGGGAAAACCCATCTTTTAAATTCCATCGGTACCTATGTGATGGAAAAAAGTGACCTTCGAATTGCCTATGTCACGACAGAACAATTTACCAACGAAGTAATTAATTCCATCCGGTACGATAAAATGATCGACTTGAGGCGGCGGTATCGAAATGTGGATATGCTCCTCATAGACGATATCCAATTCCTAGCTGGTAAGGAACGAACCCAAGAAGAGTTCTTTCATACATTCAATACCTTGTATGAAGCCAGGAAACAGATCGTGTTATCCAGTGACAGGTTTCCCAAAGAAATGCCCTCGATGGAAGAACGGCTTCGGTCACGATTTGAATGGGGCCTGATTGCCGACCTTCAACCTCCGGACGTAGAAACGAGAATCGCCATTCTCAGAAAGAAATCCGAAGAAGAAGGAATCGCCATCGGGGAAGAAGTCATTCAATTGTTGGCTGAAAACCTCCGGAGTAATATCCGTGAGTTGGAAGGAGCTCTTATCCGATTGGGCGCCTATGCGACACTTACCGGAAAAACCATCACGACTGAAATGGCCAAAAACATTTTGCGGGACCTGTTGGGAAGCAAGAGAAAATTTATTACTCTTGAGGATGTACAAGAGGTGGTGGCTAATCGATTTAATATTAAAATATCCGAGTTGAAATCCAAGCGGCGCACAAAAACCCTGGTGCATCCCAGGCAAATTGCCATGTTCCTCTCTCGTGAACTCACGGCTTCTTCATTTCCAGAAATTGGCCGGGAGTTTGGGGGGAAAGATCATACGACCATCATGCATGCGTGTCGGCAAATTGAAAAAGCCCTCGATGACGACTCGGGATTGCGAACCACGATCGAAAGCTTAAAGGATGAAATCAGTAAAGCCTAA